One Caulobacter segnis genomic window carries:
- the ptsP gene encoding phosphoenolpyruvate--protein phosphotransferase — translation MSTVVLTAPLKGWVAPLDETPDAVFSERMLGDGLAIDPLGSTLHAPCDAVVVTVHRARHAVTLRAANGAEILMHVGLETVALGGEGFSVFVREGQAVKAGDKLLGFDLDLLAQRAKSLITPVVITNLDAFSIVRRDQDRAISVGDFLMELSPLGGAQVVASTSTQEISRAVTVPLAHGIHARPAAKIAETAKGFDAEIGLVVGARRASARSPVGVMSLAIRHGDDIDVVASGVDAEAALQAIVDLIEGGMGEGAPVAAPMAGKASAPAAVIESAPVTPTELPRDGVLKGVLAAPGLAIGKAVRLASSDIAVREAGEGVAHEEAALTAALAKVRAKIETNAAKGDKARKAILGAHLAFLDDPELAAGARRLIGEGKSAGFGWRSAVGGYVEALRGLGDRRLAERVDDLIDLERQVLRALSGEEDDTTVLPPGAILLADELLPSQLMGVDPGVVAGFATARGGPTSHVAILAAAMGIPALVALGGGVLSVEDGAALILDADSGTLRVAPDAPALEAAQTALAQRQSRKAAAKAAAHEPAITLDGTRIEVFANTGSVKDAAAAIENGAEGSGLLRTEFLFLDRETPPDEDEQARQYQAIADALDGRPLIIRTLDVGGDKAAPYLPIPAEENPALGLRGVRVSLWRPHLLKTQLRAILQVKPPQGQKRGQCKIMVPMIASLDELRAVRAVLEEAQRELGRELGVTERVALGVMIETPAAAVTADLIAAEADFLSIGTNDLTQYVLAMDRGNPELAARIDALHPAVLRMIDLTCRGAEKHGRWVGVCGGLASDVAATAILLGLGVTELSTTASIAPEVKAQVRSLSLDACRALAQQALQQTSPEAVRALAQAFTKTGA, via the coding sequence ATGAGTACGGTGGTCCTGACCGCCCCGCTGAAGGGCTGGGTAGCGCCGTTGGATGAGACGCCGGATGCGGTGTTTTCCGAGCGGATGCTGGGGGACGGGCTGGCGATCGATCCGTTGGGCTCGACGCTGCACGCGCCGTGTGACGCGGTGGTGGTGACGGTGCACCGGGCGCGGCACGCTGTGACCTTGCGGGCGGCCAACGGGGCCGAGATTCTGATGCATGTGGGGCTGGAGACGGTGGCCCTGGGCGGCGAGGGCTTCTCGGTGTTCGTGCGCGAGGGCCAGGCGGTGAAGGCCGGCGACAAGCTCTTGGGTTTCGATCTCGACCTGCTGGCCCAGCGGGCCAAGAGCCTGATCACCCCGGTGGTCATCACCAATCTGGACGCTTTCTCGATCGTGCGCCGCGACCAGGACCGGGCCATTTCGGTGGGCGACTTCCTGATGGAGCTGTCGCCGCTGGGCGGGGCGCAGGTCGTTGCTTCGACCTCCACGCAAGAAATCTCCCGCGCCGTGACCGTGCCGCTGGCGCATGGGATCCATGCGCGGCCGGCGGCGAAGATCGCCGAGACGGCCAAGGGGTTCGACGCCGAGATCGGGCTGGTGGTCGGCGCGCGCCGGGCCAGCGCCCGGAGCCCGGTAGGGGTGATGTCGCTGGCCATCCGCCATGGCGACGACATTGACGTGGTGGCCTCGGGCGTGGACGCCGAGGCGGCGCTGCAAGCCATCGTCGACCTGATCGAGGGCGGCATGGGCGAGGGGGCGCCGGTGGCGGCCCCCATGGCGGGCAAGGCCTCCGCACCGGCGGCCGTGATCGAATCCGCGCCCGTGACCCCGACGGAACTGCCCCGTGACGGGGTGCTGAAGGGGGTGCTGGCCGCGCCGGGGCTGGCGATCGGCAAGGCCGTGCGGCTGGCGTCCAGCGACATCGCCGTGCGCGAGGCGGGCGAGGGCGTGGCCCACGAGGAGGCGGCCCTGACCGCCGCCCTCGCCAAGGTCCGCGCCAAGATCGAAACCAACGCCGCGAAAGGCGACAAGGCCCGCAAGGCGATCCTGGGGGCCCACCTGGCGTTTCTGGATGATCCTGAGCTCGCCGCTGGCGCGCGCCGGCTGATCGGCGAGGGCAAGAGCGCCGGCTTTGGCTGGCGATCGGCCGTCGGCGGCTATGTCGAGGCCCTGCGGGGTCTGGGCGACCGGCGCCTGGCCGAACGGGTCGATGATTTGATCGATCTGGAGCGCCAGGTCCTGCGCGCCCTTAGTGGCGAGGAGGACGACACGACGGTGCTGCCGCCGGGCGCGATCCTGCTGGCCGACGAGCTTTTGCCCTCGCAGCTGATGGGCGTGGATCCCGGCGTGGTGGCCGGCTTCGCCACCGCCCGTGGCGGCCCGACTTCGCACGTGGCGATCCTGGCCGCGGCCATGGGCATCCCGGCCCTGGTGGCCTTAGGGGGCGGGGTCTTGAGCGTCGAGGACGGCGCGGCCCTGATCCTGGACGCCGACAGCGGGACCCTGCGTGTGGCGCCAGATGCGCCAGCCCTGGAAGCGGCCCAGACGGCCCTGGCCCAGCGCCAGTCGCGCAAGGCCGCCGCCAAGGCCGCCGCCCACGAGCCCGCCATCACCCTGGACGGAACCCGCATCGAGGTGTTCGCCAACACCGGCTCGGTCAAGGACGCAGCGGCGGCGATCGAGAATGGGGCGGAAGGCTCGGGACTGCTGCGCACCGAGTTCCTGTTCCTGGACCGCGAGACCCCGCCCGACGAGGACGAGCAGGCCCGCCAGTACCAGGCCATCGCCGACGCCCTGGACGGCCGGCCGCTGATCATCCGCACGCTCGACGTCGGCGGCGACAAGGCCGCGCCCTACCTGCCGATCCCGGCCGAGGAGAACCCGGCGCTGGGCCTGCGCGGCGTGCGCGTCAGCCTGTGGCGGCCGCATCTCTTGAAGACCCAACTGCGGGCCATCCTGCAGGTTAAACCGCCTCAAGGTCAAAAGAGGGGCCAATGCAAGATCATGGTCCCGATGATCGCCAGCCTCGACGAGCTGCGGGCCGTGCGCGCGGTGCTGGAGGAGGCCCAAAGAGAATTGGGGCGCGAGCTGGGCGTCACCGAGCGTGTCGCGCTGGGGGTGATGATCGAGACCCCGGCCGCGGCCGTCACCGCCGACCTGATCGCCGCCGAGGCCGACTTCCTGTCGATCGGCACCAACGACCTGACGCAATACGTGCTGGCCATGGACCGGGGTAACCCCGAACTGGCCGCCCGCATCGACGCCCTGCATCCGGCGGTGCTGCGGATGATCGACCTGACCTGTCGTGGAGCCGAGAAGCACGGCCGCTGGGTGGGCGTCTGCGGCGGCCTGGCCTCGGACGTGGCCGCCACCGCCATCCTCCTGGGCCTGGGCGTCACCGAGCTTTCGACCACGGCCAGCATCGCCCCCGAGGTGAAGGCCCAGGTGCGCTCGCTCAGCCTGGACGCCTGCCGTGCGCTCGCCCAGCAGGCCTTGCAACAGACATCGCCCGAGGCCGTGCGGGCCCTGGCCCAAGCCTTCACCAAGACCGGAGCCTGA
- the nagE gene encoding N-acetylglucosamine-specific PTS transporter subunit IIBC, with the protein MKSPLEILQPLGRALMLPIAVLPVAGLLLRLGQPDLLNIGFIAAAGDAIFSNLGLLFAIGVAVGLARENNGAAGLAGVVCFLIATEGAKALLHVPAETTAGLITAHADLAGAAYKAKALAKLSVPIGILSGVIGGLFYNRFSGFKLPEYLAFFSGRRFVPIVSGLAGLLMAVLIGWGYDAINGGVDAASRAIVGSGELGLLVYGFLNRILIVTGLHHILNNIAWFVVGDFHGATGDLRRFFAGDPNAGGFMSGFFPVMMFGLPAACLAMYHTARPEKRKAVGGMLVSLALTSFLTGVTEPIEFSFMFLAPALYAVHAILTGVSMALMNALHVKLGFTFSAGLFDYVLNFGKATNPLWLLPIGAVYAGVYYGLFRFFIQTLNLKTPGREDDDLAAPAIVATGGGRGADFVQALGGAGNLTSVDACTTRLRLIVADQAAVSEPALKALGARGIVKPSDKALQVVLGPIADAVAGEIRAALSQGNAGGQAARPAVQPAKPAPSQLPTVEDDRKAQALLAALGGAGNLKAVGTCSSRLRVVVADPAAVDEQALHAAGLRGLVRVGDHALHIVLGPTAERVAEAMRGLV; encoded by the coding sequence ATGAAGTCTCCGCTCGAGATCCTCCAGCCGCTGGGCCGGGCCCTGATGCTGCCGATCGCGGTGCTGCCGGTGGCGGGGCTGCTTCTGCGCCTGGGCCAGCCGGACCTCTTGAACATCGGCTTCATCGCCGCGGCCGGCGACGCGATCTTCTCCAACCTGGGCCTCCTCTTCGCCATCGGCGTGGCCGTGGGCCTGGCCCGCGAGAACAACGGCGCGGCGGGCCTGGCCGGCGTGGTCTGCTTCCTGATCGCCACCGAGGGGGCCAAGGCCCTGCTGCATGTCCCGGCCGAGACGACGGCGGGGCTGATCACCGCCCATGCGGATCTGGCCGGCGCGGCCTACAAGGCCAAGGCCCTGGCCAAGCTCAGCGTGCCGATCGGCATTCTCTCGGGCGTGATCGGCGGCCTGTTCTACAACCGCTTCTCAGGCTTCAAGCTGCCCGAGTACCTGGCCTTCTTCAGCGGCCGGCGCTTCGTGCCGATCGTCTCGGGCCTGGCGGGTCTCTTGATGGCCGTGCTGATCGGCTGGGGCTATGACGCCATCAACGGCGGCGTCGACGCCGCCAGCCGGGCCATCGTCGGCTCGGGCGAGCTGGGCCTGCTGGTCTACGGGTTCTTGAACCGCATCCTGATCGTCACCGGCCTGCACCACATCCTCAACAACATCGCCTGGTTCGTGGTGGGCGACTTCCATGGGGCCACCGGGGACCTGCGGCGCTTCTTCGCCGGCGACCCCAACGCCGGCGGCTTCATGAGCGGCTTCTTCCCGGTGATGATGTTTGGCCTGCCGGCCGCCTGCCTGGCCATGTACCACACCGCCCGGCCCGAGAAGCGCAAGGCCGTGGGCGGCATGCTGGTCTCCCTGGCCCTAACCTCGTTCCTGACCGGGGTGACCGAGCCGATCGAGTTCTCGTTCATGTTCCTGGCCCCGGCGCTCTACGCCGTGCACGCCATCCTGACGGGCGTGTCGATGGCCCTGATGAACGCCCTGCATGTGAAGCTGGGCTTCACCTTCTCGGCGGGGCTGTTCGACTATGTGCTCAACTTCGGCAAGGCGACCAATCCGCTCTGGCTGCTGCCGATCGGGGCGGTCTATGCGGGGGTCTATTACGGGCTCTTCCGGTTCTTCATCCAGACGCTGAACCTCAAGACCCCCGGCCGCGAGGACGACGACCTGGCCGCGCCGGCCATCGTCGCCACCGGCGGCGGGCGCGGGGCCGACTTCGTCCAGGCCCTGGGCGGGGCCGGCAACCTGACTTCCGTCGACGCCTGCACCACCCGCCTGCGCCTGATCGTCGCCGACCAGGCCGCCGTCAGCGAACCGGCGCTCAAGGCCCTCGGCGCGCGGGGGATCGTCAAGCCCTCCGACAAGGCGCTGCAAGTCGTCCTCGGCCCCATCGCCGACGCCGTCGCCGGCGAGATCCGCGCGGCCCTCAGCCAGGGAAATGCGGGCGGCCAGGCGGCCCGGCCCGCCGTCCAGCCAGCCAAGCCCGCGCCGTCCCAGCTCCCCACCGTCGAGGACGACCGCAAGGCCCAGGCCCTCCTCGCCGCCCTCGGCGGGGCGGGGAACCTCAAGGCCGTCGGAACCTGCTCCAGCCGCCTGCGCGTCGTCGTCGCCGACCCCGCCGCCGTCGACGAGCAAGCCCTCCACGCCGCCGGCCTCCGAGGCCTCGTCCGCGTCGGCGACCACGCCCTCCACATCGTCCTCGGTCCCACAGCCGAACGCGTCGCAGAGGCGATGCGGGGGCTCGTCTAG
- a CDS encoding TonB-dependent receptor: MQSGEVLKWSASCLPARRCSALAPIGSNKGDNNMIEHKIPASATRGRHKAFALALLAGACFSDAALAQTAPAPAAESVDEVVVTAFRKSLATALETKRKDIRVSDGISSEDIGKFPSENIAEAIQRIPGVQISNINGRGSTISIRGLGPQYALTTVNGQAFKSSNFTDGFRYDVIQTELASGIQVYKSPTADMDAGGLAGTVNIDTVHPFDVKGRQLILAGKMQKQDLIGGDPTGKYGLTYVDHFFDGKLGVFLGGGYQELKDRGDYLWMDRWTVSNGTYTPARLRYRRIDRETKRSMINGAIQYKPTSDLQIDLIGTYAKDKTTQDIHQQVFLFTTPSASNVVPITVTNGTATKIQVNNFRLENNHQFENRPQSTGALTTNIHYTGIENWDFKAVGHYSRGSAQHNEEAAILGINIPSATVDISNPKNIVFSTSTALTDTAQYNPATLIRNTYPNGAYRSIDSYEDAGQFDAKRYIDYGFLESIAVGAKIRKEVLKRYVVRKDGQNTIPASYSPTMAATGIAITNFLDGDMTLPAAWVSPNLDAYRAALKAQGVSIYEAFDPAGSFRVERELTSFYAMANLKGEVLSKTFRGNVGVRSESTDQTVKGYIGGAANPQNTEVKLVAGTYTTKKSYDNILPSANFSVDLTDNLLLRVAAAKVLVRPIIDSNNQLATTVTTATDTTGHKVNTISIGQGDLNPMTANQLDVSLEYYYGQGNGLSAGFFSKKVKNGVYTSVICPTSYEGTALSKDASNVCVSAAGDTYSITQSFNDNKTVDIHGYELNWQQSFDAWLPIDGFGLIANYTHVNPATSTTGFRLANLSEHTANGTVYWENQTFSARLSANYRSAYDQTSVESFFSGPLGHTVASRTQFDLNLGYNFNEHLSFAFAAMNINNAQEKAYLGNSSRWQMSSATGPSYYLSFQYKM, translated from the coding sequence ATGCAGTCCGGAGAGGTACTTAAATGGTCTGCTTCATGCTTGCCGGCGAGGCGTTGCAGCGCTCTCGCGCCGATCGGCTCAAATAAGGGGGATAACAACATGATCGAGCACAAGATTCCGGCTTCCGCCACCCGTGGTCGCCACAAGGCCTTCGCGCTGGCCCTGTTGGCCGGCGCCTGCTTCTCCGACGCCGCCCTGGCCCAGACCGCTCCGGCCCCCGCGGCCGAGTCGGTCGACGAGGTGGTGGTCACCGCCTTCCGCAAGAGCCTGGCGACCGCCCTCGAAACCAAGCGCAAGGACATCCGCGTTTCGGACGGCATCTCGTCCGAGGACATCGGCAAGTTCCCGTCGGAAAACATCGCCGAAGCCATCCAGCGCATTCCCGGCGTCCAGATCTCGAACATCAACGGCCGGGGCTCGACGATCAGCATCCGGGGCCTGGGCCCGCAATACGCCCTGACCACGGTCAACGGCCAGGCATTCAAGAGCTCTAACTTCACCGACGGCTTCCGCTACGACGTCATCCAGACGGAGCTGGCCTCGGGCATCCAGGTCTACAAGTCGCCGACCGCCGACATGGACGCCGGCGGGCTGGCCGGTACGGTCAATATCGACACCGTCCATCCGTTCGACGTGAAGGGCCGCCAGCTCATCCTGGCCGGCAAGATGCAGAAGCAGGACCTGATCGGCGGCGACCCGACCGGCAAGTACGGCCTGACCTATGTCGACCATTTCTTCGACGGCAAGCTGGGCGTGTTTCTGGGCGGCGGCTATCAGGAGCTGAAGGACCGCGGCGACTATCTGTGGATGGACCGCTGGACCGTCAGCAACGGCACCTACACGCCGGCCCGCCTGCGCTATCGCCGCATCGACCGCGAGACCAAGCGCTCGATGATCAACGGGGCGATCCAGTACAAGCCGACCAGCGACCTGCAGATCGACCTGATCGGCACCTACGCCAAGGACAAGACGACCCAGGACATCCACCAGCAGGTGTTCCTGTTCACGACCCCCTCGGCCTCGAACGTCGTGCCGATCACGGTGACCAACGGCACCGCGACCAAGATCCAGGTGAACAACTTCCGCCTGGAGAACAACCACCAGTTCGAGAACCGGCCGCAGTCGACCGGTGCCCTGACGACCAACATCCACTACACCGGCATCGAGAACTGGGACTTCAAGGCCGTCGGCCATTATTCGCGCGGCAGCGCGCAGCACAACGAAGAGGCCGCGATCCTGGGGATCAACATCCCCAGCGCCACGGTCGACATCAGCAACCCGAAGAACATCGTCTTCTCGACGTCGACGGCGCTGACCGACACGGCCCAGTACAATCCCGCGACCCTGATCCGGAACACCTATCCGAACGGCGCGTATCGCTCGATCGACTCCTACGAGGACGCCGGTCAGTTCGACGCCAAGCGCTACATCGACTACGGGTTCCTGGAATCGATCGCGGTCGGCGCCAAGATCCGCAAGGAAGTGCTCAAGCGCTACGTGGTCCGCAAGGACGGCCAGAACACCATCCCGGCCTCGTACTCGCCGACCATGGCCGCCACCGGCATCGCCATCACCAACTTCCTGGACGGCGACATGACCCTGCCGGCCGCCTGGGTGTCGCCGAACCTCGACGCCTATCGCGCCGCGCTGAAGGCCCAGGGCGTCTCGATCTACGAGGCGTTCGATCCGGCCGGCAGCTTCCGCGTCGAGCGTGAGCTGACCTCGTTCTACGCCATGGCCAACCTGAAGGGCGAGGTGCTGTCCAAGACCTTCCGCGGCAATGTGGGCGTCCGCAGCGAAAGCACCGACCAGACGGTGAAGGGCTATATCGGCGGAGCGGCCAACCCGCAGAACACCGAGGTGAAGCTGGTCGCGGGCACCTACACGACCAAGAAGTCGTACGACAACATCCTGCCGTCGGCGAACTTCAGCGTCGACCTGACCGACAACCTGCTGCTGCGCGTCGCCGCCGCGAAGGTGCTGGTGCGTCCGATCATCGACTCCAACAACCAGCTGGCCACCACGGTGACCACCGCGACGGACACCACCGGCCACAAGGTCAATACGATCTCGATCGGCCAGGGCGACCTGAACCCGATGACGGCCAACCAGCTGGATGTCAGCCTCGAGTACTATTACGGCCAGGGTAACGGCCTCAGCGCCGGCTTCTTCTCGAAGAAGGTCAAGAACGGGGTCTACACCTCGGTCATCTGCCCGACCTCCTACGAAGGCACCGCGCTGTCCAAGGACGCCAGCAACGTCTGCGTCTCGGCGGCCGGCGACACCTACTCGATCACCCAGAGCTTCAACGACAACAAGACGGTCGACATCCACGGCTACGAGCTGAACTGGCAACAGTCGTTCGACGCCTGGCTGCCGATCGACGGCTTTGGCCTGATCGCCAACTACACCCACGTGAACCCGGCGACCTCGACGACCGGCTTCCGTCTGGCGAACCTGTCGGAGCACACCGCCAACGGCACGGTCTACTGGGAAAACCAGACCTTCAGCGCCCGCCTGTCGGCCAACTACCGCAGCGCCTATGACCAGACCTCGGTGGAGAGCTTCTTCTCCGGCCCCCTGGGCCACACGGTCGCCTCGCGGACCCAGTTCGACCTGAACCTGGGCTACAACTTCAACGAACACCTGAGCTTCGCCTTCGCGGCGATGAACATCAACAACGCGCAGGAGAAGGCCTATCTGGGCAACTCCAGCCGCTGGCAGATGTCGTCGGCCACCGGGCCCAGCTACTACCTGTCGTTCCAATACAAGATGTAA
- a CDS encoding alpha-N-acetylglucosaminidase: MPMNAYPNRRQALLAAMAAAAAPSAFAASKAEGGTAAAKASLERLFGKRLAGASLTLAPDGGQPWYSVSGKAGKVAIAGDSPVALVRGAYAYLRQTGLAHVSWEGDRVAQGGALPAVASGKVETPFRHRAYLNTCTYGYTTPWWGWTRWTREIDWMAAHGVDMPLAMEGQEYVWRALWREFGLSEAELADYFSGPAFTPWHRMGNIEGYRAPLPGSWIDKKKTLQTQILGRMRSLGMTPILPAFGGYVPKAFAQKNPKARIYRMRPWEGFHETYWLDPADPLFAKIAGRFLALYTQTYGTGTYYLADSFNEMLPPINADGADARDAAYGDGAANTAVTKTKIEVDPALKAQRLADYGKAIYDSIRQARPDAVWVMQGWLFGADSHFWDPTAISAYLSRVPDDKLMILDIGNDRYPAVWKNAKAFGGKPWIYGYVHNYGGSNPVYGDLDYYRQDIPGVAANPDKGKLAGFGMFPEGLHNNSIVYEAVYDLAWGAGQESTAAWLSTYARSRYGRTTPELDSAMTLLVQGAYSTRYWSPRWWKSKAGAYLFFKRPTATVADFPVHPGDRAKLDAAVRALAAQAPAYADQPLFVRDLVDAARHLASLRIDDQLQAAVAAYRQGDVAGGDKARVQIQALALQIDALLGVQPETLATWIDDARAYGDTPADAAAYVANAKAQVTVWGGEGNLNDYASKAWQGLYRDFYLPRWSRFLDALKAAGTGTFDEAAITKDGVAWERAWVAADTAYRREPPADPIAGVRQLIARLDQAG; encoded by the coding sequence ATGCCGATGAACGCATATCCGAACCGACGTCAGGCGCTGCTCGCCGCGATGGCCGCCGCGGCCGCGCCGTCCGCCTTCGCCGCGAGCAAGGCCGAAGGCGGGACCGCCGCGGCCAAGGCCAGCCTGGAGCGTCTGTTCGGCAAGCGTCTGGCTGGCGCATCGCTGACCCTGGCGCCCGACGGCGGCCAGCCCTGGTATTCGGTAAGCGGCAAGGCCGGAAAGGTCGCGATCGCTGGCGACAGCCCCGTGGCCCTGGTGCGCGGCGCCTATGCCTATCTGCGCCAGACGGGCCTGGCCCATGTCAGCTGGGAGGGCGACAGGGTCGCCCAGGGCGGCGCCTTGCCCGCCGTCGCCAGCGGCAAGGTCGAGACCCCGTTCCGGCATCGCGCCTATCTCAACACCTGCACCTATGGCTACACGACCCCCTGGTGGGGCTGGACGCGCTGGACCCGCGAGATCGACTGGATGGCGGCGCACGGCGTCGACATGCCGCTGGCCATGGAAGGCCAGGAATATGTCTGGCGGGCCCTGTGGCGCGAGTTCGGCCTGAGCGAGGCCGAGCTGGCCGACTATTTCTCGGGCCCGGCCTTCACGCCGTGGCATCGCATGGGCAACATCGAGGGCTATCGCGCCCCGCTGCCCGGAAGCTGGATCGACAAGAAGAAGACCCTGCAGACCCAGATCCTGGGCCGCATGCGGTCGCTGGGCATGACCCCGATCCTGCCGGCGTTCGGCGGCTACGTGCCCAAGGCCTTCGCCCAGAAGAACCCCAAGGCCCGCATCTACCGCATGCGGCCGTGGGAAGGGTTCCACGAGACCTACTGGCTGGACCCGGCCGACCCGCTGTTCGCCAAGATCGCCGGCCGGTTCCTGGCGCTGTACACGCAGACCTACGGGACCGGGACCTACTATCTGGCGGACTCGTTCAACGAGATGCTGCCGCCGATCAACGCCGACGGCGCGGACGCCCGCGACGCGGCCTATGGCGACGGCGCGGCCAACACCGCCGTGACCAAGACCAAGATCGAGGTCGATCCGGCTCTGAAGGCCCAGCGCCTGGCCGACTATGGCAAGGCGATCTACGATTCCATCCGGCAAGCCCGGCCCGACGCGGTGTGGGTGATGCAGGGCTGGCTGTTCGGCGCCGACAGCCACTTCTGGGACCCCACGGCGATCTCGGCCTATTTGAGCCGGGTCCCCGACGACAAGCTGATGATCCTGGACATCGGCAACGACCGCTATCCGGCCGTCTGGAAGAACGCCAAGGCCTTCGGCGGCAAGCCGTGGATCTACGGCTACGTCCACAATTACGGCGGCAGCAATCCGGTCTATGGCGACCTAGACTACTACCGGCAGGATATTCCGGGCGTCGCGGCCAATCCCGACAAGGGCAAGCTGGCCGGGTTCGGCATGTTCCCCGAGGGGCTGCACAACAACTCGATCGTCTACGAGGCCGTCTACGACCTGGCCTGGGGCGCGGGGCAGGAGAGCACGGCGGCCTGGCTGTCGACCTACGCCCGCTCGCGCTATGGCCGCACGACGCCAGAGCTGGACTCGGCCATGACCCTGCTGGTCCAGGGCGCCTATTCGACCCGCTACTGGTCGCCGCGCTGGTGGAAGAGCAAGGCCGGGGCCTATCTGTTCTTCAAGCGCCCGACGGCGACCGTGGCCGACTTCCCGGTTCATCCGGGCGACCGCGCCAAGCTGGACGCCGCCGTCCGCGCCCTGGCCGCCCAGGCTCCCGCCTACGCCGACCAGCCGCTGTTCGTGCGGGACCTGGTCGACGCCGCTCGGCACCTGGCCAGCCTGCGGATCGACGACCAACTGCAGGCCGCCGTGGCCGCCTATCGCCAGGGCGACGTCGCCGGCGGCGACAAGGCCCGCGTACAGATCCAGGCCCTGGCCCTCCAGATCGACGCGCTGCTGGGCGTGCAGCCCGAGACCCTGGCCACCTGGATCGACGACGCCCGGGCCTATGGCGACACGCCGGCCGACGCCGCCGCCTACGTGGCCAACGCCAAGGCCCAGGTCACGGTCTGGGGCGGGGAGGGCAACCTCAACGACTACGCCTCCAAGGCCTGGCAGGGCCTGTATCGCGACTTCTACCTGCCGCGCTGGTCGCGGTTCCTGGACGCGCTGAAGGCGGCCGGGACGGGGACCTTCGATGAGGCCGCCATCACCAAGGACGGCGTCGCCTGGGAGCGCGCCTGGGTCGCCGCCGACACCGCCTATCGCCGCGAGCCGCCCGCTGACCCCATCGCCGGGGTCAGGCAGCTGATCGCCCGACTCGACCAAGCCGGCTAA
- a CDS encoding acyltransferase family protein has translation MTKPAARFLSLDVFRGLTVCLMIVVNTAGPGAKAYTQLVHAPWFGFTAADAVFPSFLFAVGCSMAFAFSRPIPVNDFLFKVLKRGALIFLLGFLMYWFPFVHKVDGHWVFSPLSETRVLGVLQRIAICYVLAAFAVRWLSPRLIVVLSAVLLLGYWAILMTLGDPAAPLSKLGNAGTHLDLLLIGQNHLYRKDGGFDPEGLLGALPATVNVLAGYLAARFLKEAPDSRKAVTRMALAGVVLIAAALAWSLAFPIAKKLWTGSFVLLTVGIDFVLLAGLTALLEGKAPNAGTRFFQVFGLNPLVIYLFSELFVVVLNMIEVAPGVTAYGWVGIHVFQALAPGALGSLLCAIAYMLVCWLLGYVMDRRGIVVKL, from the coding sequence ATGACCAAACCCGCCGCGCGCTTCCTGTCCCTCGACGTCTTCCGGGGCCTGACGGTCTGTCTGATGATCGTCGTCAACACGGCCGGTCCTGGGGCCAAGGCCTATACCCAGCTGGTCCACGCGCCGTGGTTCGGGTTCACGGCGGCCGACGCGGTGTTCCCGTCGTTCCTGTTCGCGGTCGGCTGCTCGATGGCCTTTGCGTTCTCGCGGCCGATCCCGGTCAACGACTTCCTGTTCAAGGTGCTGAAGCGCGGGGCCCTGATCTTCCTCCTGGGCTTCCTGATGTACTGGTTCCCATTCGTTCATAAGGTCGACGGGCACTGGGTTTTCAGCCCGCTTTCCGAGACGCGGGTGCTGGGCGTACTGCAGCGGATCGCGATCTGCTACGTGCTGGCCGCCTTCGCCGTGCGCTGGCTGTCGCCGCGCCTGATCGTCGTGCTGTCGGCCGTGCTGCTGCTGGGCTACTGGGCGATCCTGATGACCTTGGGCGATCCGGCCGCGCCGCTGTCCAAGCTGGGCAACGCCGGCACGCATCTGGACCTGTTGCTGATCGGTCAGAACCACCTCTATCGCAAGGACGGCGGCTTCGATCCCGAAGGCCTGCTGGGCGCGCTGCCGGCGACGGTCAACGTGCTGGCCGGCTACCTGGCCGCGCGGTTCCTCAAGGAGGCCCCGGACAGCCGCAAGGCCGTGACCCGCATGGCCCTGGCCGGCGTCGTGCTGATCGCCGCCGCCCTGGCCTGGAGCCTGGCGTTCCCCATCGCCAAGAAGCTGTGGACCGGCAGCTTCGTGCTACTGACCGTCGGCATCGATTTCGTCCTGCTGGCGGGGCTGACCGCCTTGCTGGAGGGCAAGGCGCCGAATGCGGGAACGCGTTTCTTCCAGGTGTTCGGCCTCAATCCGCTGGTCATCTACCTGTTTTCGGAACTGTTCGTCGTCGTGCTGAACATGATCGAGGTCGCGCCGGGCGTGACCGCTTACGGCTGGGTCGGGATCCATGTCTTCCAGGCCCTGGCGCCGGGCGCGCTGGGCTCGCTGCTGTGCGCGATCGCCTACATGCTGGTCTGCTGGCTTCTCGGCTATGTCATGGACCGCCGCGGAATCGTGGTGAAGCTTTGA